One window from the genome of Pyrus communis chromosome 16, drPyrComm1.1, whole genome shotgun sequence encodes:
- the LOC137720680 gene encoding lectin-like protein LEC produces MANFTISRCNFPFIFLLSSFYFLTLTLIAEPTSSSGPEPLNNSSNPNFDSEIALLGDAALAGGGSYVNLTRPSVSSSGLLLRRKPFKFLDGNLSNPTSFSTEFAFSMTPDGGDGLLLVFAPGDLGSRLSGKGPFGIKGDDRFLGVEFDTDMNGDMNDLNANHIGVDVGSFVSLAVGNVSKLNLVLNSGEKLKCWIDYDASSKRLEIRLGKMDESRPYAPITAYGIDMSGMWRGEDVYVGISSSNSHGNSSQISSVYSWNFRLRNVPKSMHSLPVNPRGYLDGHGESLSVQKRGVCPLTVLAGMIFVTGCGALVAFVMLFLWAIIISRHTEFPAEFSPKPAEFRYEKIDVVVEKDVDGIKY; encoded by the coding sequence ATGGCGAACTTCACCATTTCCCGCTGCAATTTCCCCTTCATTTTCCTCCTCTCCTCCTTCTATttcctaaccctaaccctaattgcAGAACCCACTTCTTCTTCCGGGCCCGAACCTCTAAACAACAGCAGCAATCCCAACTTCGATTCCGAAATTGCCCTCCTCGGTGACGCCGCGCTAGCAGGCGGTGGATCCTATGTCAACCTTACGCGGCCGTCGGTCTCAAGCTCCGGTCTTCTCCTCCGCAGAAAACCCTTTAAATTTCTTGATGGGAATCTCAGCAACCCGACGTCGTTTTCAACCGAGTTCGCATTCTCGATGACGCCCGACGGCGGCGACGGGCTTTTGCTCGTCTTTGCTCCCGGAGATTTGGGGTCCAGATTATCGGGTAAGGGCCCGTTTGGGATTAAAGGTGACGATCGATTTCTGGGTGTTGAATTTGATACTGACATGAATGGAGATATGAATGATTTGAATGCTAATCACATAGGGGTAGATGTTGGTAGCTTTGTATCTCTAGCTGTTGGTAATGTTTCTAAATTGAATTTGGTGCTTAATAGTGGAGAAAAGTTGAAATGTTGGATCGATTACGATGCTAGTTCGAAACGATTGGAGATTAGGCTAGGCAAAATGGACGAATCGAGGCCTTATGCTCCGATTACGGCATATGGGATAGATATGTCGGGAATGTGGAGAGGTGAGGATGTGTATGTAGGTATTAGCTCCTCGAATTCGCATGGAAATTCGTCACAGATTAGCAGTGTGTATTCATGGAATTTTAGGCTTAGAAATGTTCCCAAGTCGATGCATTCTCTGCCGGTGAATCCGAGGGGGTATTTGGATGGACATGGTGAGAGTTTGAGCGTGCAGAAGCGGGGGGTTTGCCCATTGACAGTTCTTGCCGGGATGATCTTCGTGACTGGGTGTGGGGCATTGGTGGCATTTGTGATGCTGTTTTTGTGGGCTATTATCATCAGTAGGCACACGGAGTTCCCTGCTGAGTTTTCTCCAAAGCCTGCGGAGTTTAGGTACGAGAAGATCGATGTAGTTGTAGAGAAAGATGTCGATGGTATTAAGTACTAG